GGAGTGGGGCTTGAATTTCTGCTATCAGCAATTCATGCCCCCTTTGCATTGAGAATTGTCTACTCCGGGTTCCTCTGATTCACTCAATGCTTCAAACACTGATGCAGAGCCTATACAGTGTGAAGGGATGAGGAGACGGTTCAAAGCTGAGAGGGTGTCTCCACATTTAAGGGGAGCCAGTCTAGCCGGGGAACAGGAAGAGTCCTAGCTCCTTAGGATACACGGCAGGCATGATAAGAAAGGGACTAAGGAAGTGAACGGGCATGCTGGTTCCCACTCTGTCATTTGGCAAACTCTTATTCATGCTTCAAGACCCATATGAAATGCCCTCTTCTCTGGGAAGCCTGCCCCACCGGTGCGGAGGGAGTGGCTCTTCTTGTACTTACTCCCAGTGTGCTGTGAATTTCTCACCACAGGGAGAGAAGGGACCCCATGGGCCCACCCCCCAGGTTCACAGCTAGCCACCCCAGGCAGGGCCTTTGGGGCACCGTGGGATGGGCTAGGCTTGGGAGGTCTCCAAGCATTCCAATTCCCAGGAGAGGGGACATCGCTATGCTTGTGGTTCTTAACTCCGTTCAGAATCTGAGGAACCTGATCAAAGCTCTGGGATTTGCCCAGGAAAGACATGGACGCATTCACTTGCACCAGAGTTTTGGGGGTTCATGGATCCTTTGCAATTCATCTAGAGACCCAGTTCCAAGGTTAAAGACCTGTGATATGCAGCACTGGTTTTCAAATGTGAGGGCTGGGACCTGCTGGTGGCCGTCTTAGTCCATtcggggctgctataacagaataccacagcctggggcgggggcttataaacaacatttatttctcacagttctggaggctggaagtccaagatcacggtgccggcagattcagtgtctggtgataCCTGCTTCCTCGTTCATAGtcatcttgctgtgtcctcatatggcgggagtgagggagctctctggggccctTTATaaggcactgatcccattcaggGGGGCTCCGCCCTGAAGACATAAGCACCTCTTGAAGTCCCCCGCCTCCTAATGCCATCTCTGGGGGTTTAGCATTTTAACATACAAATTTGGGAGCaggggggacacattcagtctatCACAGTGGGTGATCCACTTGGGGTCAAACTCTGGCCAGGCACACTGCAAGTCTCCAAGGTCAGTGTGATGGGGGAAGGGCATCGCAGAGAAAGCCGTCATCCACCATGACGTGGCTgtgtccttcctcctccaggccAATAGCCGACCGCTGACCACCCTCCCCACGGCCATGGACGCCCCTGGCTATCCTGCATTGGTGCCCACAACCTTGGAACCTGGGAACACCTCCTCGGCCTGGCTCCTGAATGCCACCCTGGCAAATGTGTCGGCAGCCCCCAGCGTGGCAGGGCTGGCCATCAGTGGTGTTCTGATCCCACTGGTCTACCTGGTGGTGTGCGTGGTGGGCCTGCTGGGCAACTCCCTGGTCATCTACGTGGTCCTGAGGCATACGGCCAGCCCTTCGGTCACCAATGTCTACATCCTCAACCTGGCCCTGGCCGATGAGCTCTTCATGCTGGGGCTGCCCTTCCTGGCTGCCCAGAACGCCCTGTCCTACTGGCCCTTCGGCTCCCTCATGTGCCGCCTGGTCATGGCCGTGGACGGCATCAACCAGTTCACCAGCATCTTCTGCCTCACCGTCATGAGTGTGGATCGCTACCTGGCCGTGGTGCATCCCACCCGCTCCGCCCGCTGGCGGACGGCGCCCGTGGCCCGCACGGTGAGCGTGGCCGTCTGGGTGGCCTCGGCGGTGGTGGTGCTGCCCGTGGTGGTCTTCTCAGGGGTGCCCCACGGCATGAGCACCTGCCACATGCAGTGGCCTGAGCCGGCGGCCGCCTGGCGCGCCGGCTTCATCATCTACACGGCCGCCCTAGGCTTCTTCGGGCCGCTGCTGGTCATCTGCCTCTGCTACCTGCTCATCGTGGTCAAGGTGCGCTCGGCCGGGCGGCGGGTGCGGGCGCCCTCGTGCCAGCGGTGGCGGCACTCGGAGCGCAGGGTCACGCGCATGGTGGTGGCCGTGGTGGCGCTCTTCGTCCTCTGCTGGATGCCCTTCTACGTGCTCAACATCGTCAACGTGGTGTGCCCGCTGCCCGAGGAGCCCGCCTTCTTCGGCCTCTACTTCCTGGTGGTGGCGCTGCCCTATGCCAACAGCTGTGCCAACCCCATCCTCTACGGCTTCCTCTCCTACCGCTTCAAGCAGGGTTTCCGCAGGGTCCTGCTGCGGCCCTCCCGCCGCGTGCGCAGCCAGGAGCCTTCTGCCGGACCCCCCGGGAGGacagtggagggggaggaggaggagcggggGGAGgacggggaggagggggcagggaagcagggggaggggcgggagatGAATGGCCGGGTCAGCCTCATCATGCAGCCTGGCACCAGCAGGCAGGAGCGGCCGCCCAGCGGCAAGGCCAGCAAGGACAAGCAGTTCCTCCCGCAAGAGGCCTCGGCTGGGGACAAGCCGGGCACACTGCACGTCAGCTATCTGTAGGGGCCTGCGGAGGGCCCGCGGGGCCCACGGACAGGACAGAGGCTGTGGGTGTGCCTAGGGCATGGCCGTCCATGGTGCCAGAGGCCCACGATGGGATGCTTGGAGGCCTGGGCTCTGATCCCATAGCTGCTGAGGCTCGCTGGGTGACCTTGCCTAGgtccctttccttctctgggccttgtgTTCTCTTCTGTGACTCAGGGATGGGAGTAATCGGCCAGGACAAGCTCTGCTGGATGAGAAGTCCAGAGGGGCATCGCCACTGGCTGGCCTTCCTGAGGGGGGCCCAGTTCAGGGGACAGGTACAGACTGGCCTTCCCCCTCAAAGAAAGAGCATCCTGGTGGACCAGCCTGAATCTTGGCCCGCGGAGCGACTGACCAAAGTCTGGATTTCCTGGGCTCAGAGTCAGGTTCGCAGGGAAGGGACTGGTGTAGAAGTAGAAGAAAGTCTTAGCCAGTGCAGGGAGGGATACAAATTGCTCAGGCCCCACCTCAGCTCTCCCCCACTTGCTGCAAGGCCTTGGCCggctcttcccctctctgggcctcaggcctCACCTGCTGAACAACCCAATAACCTCCAGGCCCTCTTGGCCCAGATGGTCAGTGCTGGGACTCCTGTGTTCCTGGCCCTGAGAG
The sequence above is drawn from the Neomonachus schauinslandi chromosome 5, ASM220157v2, whole genome shotgun sequence genome and encodes:
- the SSTR3 gene encoding somatostatin receptor type 3, which codes for MDAPGYPALVPTTLEPGNTSSAWLLNATLANVSAAPSVAGLAISGVLIPLVYLVVCVVGLLGNSLVIYVVLRHTASPSVTNVYILNLALADELFMLGLPFLAAQNALSYWPFGSLMCRLVMAVDGINQFTSIFCLTVMSVDRYLAVVHPTRSARWRTAPVARTVSVAVWVASAVVVLPVVVFSGVPHGMSTCHMQWPEPAAAWRAGFIIYTAALGFFGPLLVICLCYLLIVVKVRSAGRRVRAPSCQRWRHSERRVTRMVVAVVALFVLCWMPFYVLNIVNVVCPLPEEPAFFGLYFLVVALPYANSCANPILYGFLSYRFKQGFRRVLLRPSRRVRSQEPSAGPPGRTVEGEEEERGEDGEEGAGKQGEGREMNGRVSLIMQPGTSRQERPPSGKASKDKQFLPQEASAGDKPGTLHVSYL